A genomic window from Buteo buteo chromosome 13, bButBut1.hap1.1, whole genome shotgun sequence includes:
- the PIERCE2 gene encoding piercer of microtubule wall 2 protein, whose product MTSAEKLPSSLNTEQNQSPHLPLCANPGNPVFSCMLDPKTLIINGSSTKPQVLLFKTTSSEYGAIPPVSQLVPCIYHPVDQTFSKHLLTCGSFEDSYLNTAIDRSRVYDYPNFQHTL is encoded by the coding sequence ATGACTTCTGCTGAGAAACTGCCATCAAGTCTGaacacagagcaaaaccaaTCTCCTCATCTGCCTCTCTGTGCAAATCCTGGCAACCCGGTGTTTTCCTGTATGCTGGACCCCAAAACACTCATCATCAATGGTTCTTCGACAAAGCCTCAGGTTTTACTGTTTAAAACAACTTCAAGTGAATATGGTGCTATACCACCTGTCTCACAGTTGGTACCCTGTATTTATCATCCAGTGGATCAAACCTTTTCAAAACACTTACTCACTTGTGGGTCATTTGAAGACAGTTATTTAAACACTGCTATTGACAGAAGTAGGGTATATGACTACCCCAATTTCCAGCAtactctgtaa